From Bos mutus isolate GX-2022 chromosome 5, NWIPB_WYAK_1.1, whole genome shotgun sequence, one genomic window encodes:
- the TUBA1B gene encoding tubulin alpha-1B chain — MRECISIHVGQAGVQIGNACWELYCLEHGIQPDGQMPSDKTIGGGDDSFNTFFSETGAGKHVPRAVFVDLEPTVIDEVRTGTYRQLFHPEQLITGKEDAANNYARGHYTIGKEIIDLVLDRIRKLADQCTGLQGFLVFHSFGGGTGSGFTSLLMERLSVDYGKKSKLEFSIYPAPQVSTAVVEPYNSILTTHTTLEHSDCAFMVDNEAIYDICRRNLDIERPTYTNLNRLISQIVSSITASLRFDGALNVDLTEFQTNLVPYPRIHFPLATYAPVISAEKAYHEQLSVAEITNACFEPANQMVKCDPRHGKYMACCLLYRGDVVPKDVNAAIATIKTKRSIQFVDWCPTGFKVGINYQPPTVVPGGDLAKVQRAVCMLSNTTAIAEAWARLDHKFDLMYAKRAFVHWYVGEGMEEGEFSEAREDMAALEKDYEEVGVDSVEGEGEEEGEEY, encoded by the exons ATG CGTGAGTGCATCTCCATCCACGTTGGCCAGGCTGGTGTCCAGATCGGCAATGCCTGCTGGGAGCTCTACTGCCTGGAACACGGCATTCAGCCCGATGGCCAGATGCCAAGTGACAAGACTATTGGGGGAGGAGACGACTCCTTCAACACCTTCTTCAGTGAGACAGGGGCTGGCAAGCATGTGCCCAGGGCAGTGTTTGTAGACCTGGAACCCACAGTCATTG atgagGTTCGCACTGGCACCTACCGCCAGCTCTTCCACCCTGAGCAGCTCATCACAGGCAAAGAAGATGCCGCCAATAACTATGCCCGGGGTCACTACACCATTGGCAAGGAGATCATTGACCTCGTCTTGGACCGAATTCGGAAACTG GCTGACCAATGCACAGGTCTTCAAGGCTTCTTGGTTTTCCACAGCTTTGGTGGGGGAACTGGTTCTGGGTTCACCTCCCTGCTGATGGAACGCCTCTCTGTCGATTATGGCAAGAAGTCCAAGCTGGAGTTCTCCATTTACCCAGCCCCCCAGGTTTCCACAGCTGTCGTTGAGCCCTACAACTCCATCCTCACCACCCACACCACCCTGGAGCACTCTGATTGTGCCTTCATGGTAGACAATGAGGCCATCTATGACATCTGTCGTAGAAACCTCGACATTGAGCGCCCAACCTACACAAATCTTAACCGCCTTATTAGCCAGATAGTGTCCTCCATCACTGCTTCCCTGAGGTTTGATGGAGCCCTGAATGTGGATCTGACAGAGTTCCAGACCAACCTGGTGCCCTATCCCCGCATCCACTTCCCTCTGGCCACATACGCCCCTGTCATCTCTGCTGAGAAAGCCTACCATGAACAGCTTTCTGTAGCAGAGATCACCAATGCTTGCTTTGAGCCAGCCAACCAGATGGTGAAATGTGACCCTCGCCATGGGAAATACATGGCCTGCTGCCTGTTGTACCGTGGTGATGTGGTTCCCAAAGATGTCAATGCTGCCATTGCCACCATCAAGACCAAGCGCAGCATCCAGTTTGTGGACTGGTGCCCCACTGGCTTCAAGGTTGGCATTAACTACCAGCCTCCCACTGTGGTACCTGGTGGCGACCTGGCCAAAGTACAGCGAGCTGTGTGCATGCTGAGCAACACCACAGCCATCGCTGAGGCCTGGGCTCGCCTGGACCACAAATTTGACCTGATGTATGCCAAGCGTGCCTTTGTTCACTGGTACGTGGGTGAGGGCATGGAGGAAGGAGAGTTTTCTGAGGCCCGTGAGGACATGGCTGCCCTTGAGAAGGATTATGAGGAGGTTGGTGTGGATTCtgtggaaggagagggagaggaagaaggagaggaatATTAA